TGGCCGTGGCGTATCGAACGGACCTCTTCGAAGCGGCTGGGCTCCCAACCGACTCCACTTCCGTGAGCGCACTGTGGCCCACTTGGGACGACTTCATCAAGGTCGGCGAGGCCTACGTTGCTCAGACCGGGAAGAAGTTCGTGGACAACTCGTCCCAGTCGATCTTCTTCCAGGCCGTCAACCAGGTGGAGGCCAAGTACTACTCACCCGACGGCGACCTCATCTACGACTCGAACCCCGAGATCAAGGCAGCGTTTGACCTAGCGCTGAAGGCCGATGCATCTGGGATCAGCGCGCGTCTTGCGGGGTGGTCAGATGGCTGGAACACGGGCATGGGCAAGGGCGATTTCGCAGTGATGGCTGCTCCCAGCTGGATGCTCGGGTCGATTCGGAGCAACGCGCCTGACACGTCAGGGCTGTGGGGTGTGGCCGAGATCCCGGAGAAGGCCGGCAACTGGGGAGGCAGCTACTTGGCCATCCCGGCCGGTGCCAAGAACCCACAGGCAGCATGGGAGTACATCAAGGAGATGCAGTCGCCCGAGTCGCAACTTGAGCACTTCGTGACCTCTGGCGCCCTCCCCACGACACCGGGCGTGTACGCGGACCCCGCCTTGCTGGAGTACCGCGACCCCTTCTTCCCCGATGCGCCGATCGGCCAGATCTACACCGCGTCGGTTGAGGCGATGAGCCCGTTCTTTATTGGTCCCGAGTCCGGACCGATCGGTACTGAGTTCATCAATGCCGTCGTGGCAGTCGAGGGTGGCTCACTGTCTGCCGACGAGGCTTGGCAGAAGGCGCTCGACAACATCAAGCTGGCGATCGGCGAGTAGTGCTGATCGGAAGGGGCTGTCGACAGCGGAGTGTCGACAGCCCCTCCGGAAGGACTCATCAACCATGACTGCAGAGACAATGACGCACACACAGGCGCCGTCGCGCGCCGAGAAGCCTCAGCCCAAGGCGTCATACAAGACGCGCTGGAACAAGTTGGTGGAGTCGGTGTCGCCTTACGGCTACATCGCTCCGTTCTTCCTGCTCTTTGCCATCTTCGGGCTGTTTCCACTCCTGTTCACGTTC
The DNA window shown above is from Tessaracoccus defluvii and carries:
- a CDS encoding extracellular solute-binding protein → MPKFVENPQNFVDLNTLGAEEIAGDYLEWSWSAATALNGAHIGVPTDVGGMAVAYRTDLFEAAGLPTDSTSVSALWPTWDDFIKVGEAYVAQTGKKFVDNSSQSIFFQAVNQVEAKYYSPDGDLIYDSNPEIKAAFDLALKADASGISARLAGWSDGWNTGMGKGDFAVMAAPSWMLGSIRSNAPDTSGLWGVAEIPEKAGNWGGSYLAIPAGAKNPQAAWEYIKEMQSPESQLEHFVTSGALPTTPGVYADPALLEYRDPFFPDAPIGQIYTASVEAMSPFFIGPESGPIGTEFINAVVAVEGGSLSADEAWQKALDNIKLAIGE